The Spirochaetaceae bacterium genome includes the window TTCGGTCGTGCTGGATGTGATTACCGACGATCCGCTGCACGCCAGTGCTTCGGTGGACGCCTTACGGCGCGCCCGTCAGGAGGGGCGCCTCATCGCGTGCGAATGCGTAGTGGCGGAAACCAGACCCGCACTGCAGTCGAACACGGAGCTGACTGAGATGCTGCAAGATCTCGGCATCGAGTTTGTGCCTGGCAATGAGGCCACCGCGGCGTTGGCTGGACAGCACTTTGCGCGGTATCTGGAGCGCGGAGGAACCGCCGGGCGGGTCGTGCCGGACTTTCTCATAGGCGCGCATGCTCAGATCTGCGCCGACCGCCTGTTGGCCCGTGATCGTGGTTACCTGCGCGACTACTTCAGCGAACTCACGGTTATGGAGCCTGCTGAGTCGCCGACGGTGCCAGATTCACCGGAATGATGTGCGCCCACGGTCGGGAACCGCGCCTACGGG containing:
- a CDS encoding type II toxin-antitoxin system VapC family toxin translates to MTTAVDTSVVLDVITDDPLHASASVDALRRARQEGRLIACECVVAETRPALQSNTELTEMLQDLGIEFVPGNEATAALAGQHFARYLERGGTAGRVVPDFLIGAHAQICADRLLARDRGYLRDYFSELTVMEPAESPTVPDSPE